The DNA region CCCTCTCATCAACGAGGCAGGATCTCTTGGATTATTTTTTGTGATCCAGGGGAAGTGTCATTCGTATTTGTGGGGCGGATCGTGATCATGATCCGATCGTAAATTTTTGCGATCGCTTCTTGGGTTCACCGTCAccatcaggttatagtttttgttcggagcggacgGTCAAAGGCCGTCCGAAGGACACTCTCGCTCGGCGTCCAGTAACCTGACCATTTATCCACCATTGGAGGCCTCCAGGCGACCTCCGGCCTCCCGCtctgaacaaaaactataacctgatggGACGGTGAACCCAAGAAGGGATCGTAACAATTTGCGACCGGATCGCGACCACGATCCGGTCGTAAATACGAGTGGCGCATCCCATGGATCACAAAAATGTGGTCCAGGAGATCTGTACTCCCCATCAACATGGTACAATTTGAATATCTCTCTGTCTCTCTCCACTCCCTCTCGTTCCGCTCATGAAAAACaaatttttctcttcctctctcacATATCCATTCAGAAATTCATAATCTAAacattatcttttactatcattcatTCTCTCTGATGTAAAGACAAAGAGAACTTATCGAATGTGAGCCAAAGGCGGAAATAGTAAATGACATAGAAATCAAAGTCAAAGCGGTCAAAAGAAGGAAACTGTCGACTGACCAAAGTCGGCCGAACGGGTGGCAACGTGCCGAATGGGCATGAAGGATTCGATCGGGCCAGAGGCTCATCTGAGCAAATTGCTCATCCGGTCGGGACGACTATATAAAGGATATCAAAGACTCATAACTATGAACAAGTGAATACTAATCCGATCGGATCGCCTGTTCGATCGGACAAGAGACAAACATACTGAGCCGAGAGGCTACATAGAAGAACAGCCTTGAGCAACCAGATGGGAAATCCCGGCCGAACAGTTCCTCGGCTCGGCTAAACAATGGGACCCATTCTATATCTTGTTATGTCCTTCTGAGAGTTATTGTCACTAATAATAGGGCATGGTAAATAGATAAATCGTACAATGAAAATTTTTACTGTCATATCAGGAATCTGCACGCCCTATTAAGGAACGATGTCAGAGATATTTTTCTGACAAGTTTTCATAGAACAGTTGGGAAAATATATGCATATCTTGAAAAATATACACGTCTGCTACTAAAGCACTATATAAAATGAAATCTATATATCGATATAGATATGCGTTATTTATGCTGAAGCTCTCATTGTTGCTATATTTTTTCATCATGTTTCTCTTGTATTTCGGTCACTGACTTTGACTTAAACGTTAAAGAAATAATATGGAAAATCCTTTTTCTAATCCGACattgatattttttatattactGAACAGAACAAAATCTTCACACAATTAACTAAAAAACTATATTCTCAATTAACCGTCGTCatcattttcatttttattttcagacCGGATCACTCTTATTTCTAAATTCATCAACTAAAcaccatcaaaataaattagcacGACCTTTCGTGTTTTGGTGTGGTGCGTTATTTGATAAATTATGGAAAGATCAATAGTGTCGGAAACGTCGTCTCGTTTTCTTAACGGGGACTGGCCGGTGGGGGACGTCCGTCAACTAGTCCCCCCTCCACGACAAAAGGGTGTTAGGGGTGGGGACCGCCGATCCAGCCACGCGCCGCGGGCTCGCAACCGGAGATGGTATGGGCTGCACGTGACCTTTGCCGCCCTCGGGCGCCACGGAGGCTCGTGGCCCCCAGATTCCCACCTCTCGAAAACGACTGCGGGGAGCTAGAGGAAACAGAAAAGACTGGGCCCTGCGCTCGACTATCCGCCACTGCCAACCAACTCGCGGGTGCCACTCGGCAACGGGTAGTTAAGAAATCACGAATTACGCGGACCAACACGTGCGGTCCCTCCGTCGAAAACCTGGCGCGCGGCGCGCCCCCACAACGAAGGCACGGGCACCGGGCTACTCAATTCGGGACCACCAACAGGCACCCGCCTTGAGCTGGCCACGTGATGCGGGAGGCGACCATGGGGCTTAAGATCACGTGACAGCAAATCGGTCCGCCATCACATGTCGGCGCATTTTCATTCCGGCTCCTGCAGTTTAAAAATATCCTCACAGTTTCATGATTATCAACATGCCCTCGCAGAGCTTTAAAATTTGCTGCCATTTAAAACCCCAGAAACTATTCGACGACATCATCGTTCCGTCATGTGAAGTACCATTAAAAGATGAGATGAAAAAACAGTAGCATTTTCCTTgtttaaaaatgataaaatctaGGGGCGAATTGAAATTTTCCTACACCACGCTATTATAGTAATATCTTGTTGATAATTTTCAAATCCCTATGCTTATACCTTAATAAATGAGTGATTGGGTTGACAATTATAGTAAATCTTTTTTTATTCATTGGATTGTGCAGGGTAGTACGCATGGATTTAATTAAAAGCAATGGTTTAAGGTTACATAACTAGACCGGAACTAACCGACAATGGCATGTGAATGTGTCcgctatatattttttattatccaTTTTACAATGATTATTTCAGACCATCAATTCTTAATTCCTAATTGCTGTAAAATATTTCTCATCTCTTTTATGGAAAAGGTGTGTGCTGGAACAAATGCTATCTATGATTTATTCTCTTGTACAAAGTGTGAGGTTATTCGATGGATTATTAAAGCGATTGATCCTGTGATGAAGAAGGGTCCTATTAGAGATAGATTAAAGTAAGAAAGATTGATTAATGTGGAAGTTAAAATTAAGGAATGAGTCAAAGTGAGTTGAGCGGACGAGTTGTGGATTAAGGGTGAGCAATTAACTCGTCAAATCGATCAATCCGCTTATACCGATTCGAATcgaattgaaaaagaaaaatctgtcagatatagggccggatgtaagGTCCTAATATTACATTATCCGATCTAATAGagccggatagttttttatctcAATAACCGAACAAACCCGATCCGCGATCACACCTACTTGTAGCAATTACTGTCAataagttgctacacgttgtagtagttactgtCAATAATatactacacattgtagcagctactgacaattagttgctacaacgtgtaatgaataatgtttattatcattttaaaatattttttttttgttgttttatatTTATACTTTATATTTAATTAGATATAGGATCGGATATtcaaataactgacaacccgtcggatatctgatacataataACTGTCGGATATATGACAGGATGTAGATCCTGATATTGTATTATCTAATCTAATAGGGTAggatagttttttatcctaataaccgaaccaacccgatccgcgatcacccctaTTAGCCAGCGCAGCCTTTGGCCACCATCCCCGCTAAGTGAGAGGCAGACCCGTCCAGATGAGAGGTAGTCCTCCCACAACAAGAAAGTTAAATGAAGGGAGATGGCTCAGCGCAGTACAGCCGAGCGAGCGTGTTCCGGTCGAGTGGTCACCGGTCGGCCTATAGCGGAACCCAGCCGTATATCTCCTTGTACTCTTTTGGAGGTTTGTGTCACTGACAACAAAATATGTTCCGTGGgtaaatcgtacggtggaagcttccagaCTATTACATCAGAGATATGCATGCTCGCTTAAAGAAATGTGCCAGATACACTTTTCACTTGTCTTTTCCTAGGACACTTGGGAAAACTTATGCatgctttgagatgcgtgcacaTACATTACAGTGACATTATAAAAGGGGATTCCCATCTATAGGAAGAGGTATGTGCAACTTCATCATTCTACACGTTCTTTTGCTACCATACTCTTGCTATTCTCTACATCGTCGgaaattgacttgagcgtcgaagggccaacgCTGAAAACCCCTTTTCGGTCCGGCACTCACGCTTTTGTGTTGCAAGAGCACGCGGAGTCTTCGCTGCGTTAAACTTTCAGCCACATCCGTAGCTTTCCGTCTTCTTCACTTTCGGACAGGAACAATGACGATTCGCTTTTACTTCAATAGTCGATTAGTGGAGTCCCAGGCATGatgagatgtttagaagtgcgaCGAGTGAATCTCGACAACAAGGATTTGATTTTTCAACGAAGCATTTATCATACTCTTGTAGAAGGATGATAATTTTTCCTATGGGTTCGGGGCCCCATGGGAGAAACCCGGAAACGAGTGTAAGTTTCGAGAGACATTTCAGGTATGAGTTCAGGTTCGGAAAAATTTTTAGGTATGGGTTTAGGTTCCTTCCCGGACTCAAGTCAATGAACATTTTAAGTGAAGATAGGTATTTAATCCCCGTGTGGTTGAGAATGAGGCTCCCTGATTAAATAGGGATAGAAATTAGAACAAGTTCAAGAACAGGGATGGGGAGGATAAACCCGCTCCATCCCACGTCATTGTCATCCTTGTTCTAATATTACTCGTTacgatcaattttttttaaaaatgtactTAATCAATCAAATATGGATGGTCGTATTCAAAATTAAtaggagaaaaaaaatatatttttaagttcGGTGTATAACTTAGTATTCCGACCGTTAACTAGTATTTTctgataaaaattttaattttagaaaaaaaaattaaaattgaaaaaatattataaattactgAAGTTGGAATATAAATTAACCCATATAAgaactaaaattgaaaaaaataccaGTTACCCCACCGAAAACATAATTTTCTGAGGATAAAatttgaataataataataataaattaacacTACCGTTACAGCATTTGTTTTTTTCCTCGGAAAAAGACGAAAGTTCGACGCAGAAATATTGTCGTGCGAAGAGCCGCCTCCACCCGCAATCCCCGCTGCTCATCTCTTGTCATATCACGTGCATGACGAGGAGCTGCTGCGCGATCCCCGTGACTGTCACGTGCTCAGTGCTCTGCTGGGTCATGGTCTTcgtgattaattaaattaataactcTTGGAAATCGTCGTCGAGTTCGGCATTATTCCGTGTGGGATCGGGATTAGCGCCTAATCATCGTCTTCCGCGTTGGTGATTTGGTCAACGCCGTACCGCACGTGATCCGCTTCTTTCACGGCCGCCTGACTACGTGGAGCCGTCGCGGCGGTACGATCGCTGGCTCCACCAGCCAACCGCCCACGGCATGGCAAACCCCCACGCGAGGCAGCGCGTCAGTTCGTCTCGTACGGGCGCTGCGGGCTAACGGCGCTCTGACGGCCGTTTGTTAGACGGCGTTCGGCGACGGAAACGAAGAGTGATTAAAAAAGCGAGGGAGGAAAACGAAAGGTAGGCGGGTTGAGGAGCGGCGCGTCGAGACCCCCCCTAGCTTTGTTCCTCGCGTCCCGAAGGCGAAAGCGGAGCCGCCTTGTAATCTCTCCTCCTCTTGTTTTCGCTGATTTTGACGGTTGATTAGTGTTGTTGCTCTCTTTAATGCGCTCGGATTCTGCGATTTCTCCACTAGGGCTTGTGCATAATTCTGTCGTATTGATTCTGCTCCGAGTTGTTCATTTCGATCTGGTGGAATATACGGAAATATGTTGGAATCGATGGAGCTTGAAGGTAAGGCTGTGGATTTATGAGAACTGTAATCGGTTTTGTGTGTATTTGTTGGCAAGTTGTTGTAATTTGGCAAATGCACAGAGAAGAAAGTAACGCACGATTTCCTTTCGCTTTACGCCGCGGAGTCCTCTTTCGAACCCGAAGATCCAAGGTCTGCTTCTCAAGGTACTCAATTGTTCACATCTGAATTAGTTTACTTTTTGCTAGGTTCATTTCATATGTTTTGATTGTAGGAACTGTTATTTCTAATTCgagttcgattttttttttttttcaaattcaaaaCTGGAAGGAATTGTAGCGCAACTCAAAATATCTGTCCTTgtttccccttttttttttaatgttttttttttgcaacCGAAAGCAAGATCAGAGCAGGAGCTGATTTGTCACCCTTTCTTTTTTGCATGATCAGGTTTCTATTTGAAGACCCGAGATTTTTTGCAGCCGCTGGATGATGGGCGAGAGCAAGGGGGAGGGAGAAGCGGGGAGATGGCGGCGGAGAAGGCAGTTACCGGCGGGGTAGTCCTTTCCTGCACCGGCCACTCCGGCGACGCCAGGGTGAGGACGGGCGACGCGCAGCagcctgacactactccggtgcGGGTCGCGATGCCTATCGGGTTGGAGGCGAAACCCGAACCCGATTACGGCAGCTGGAGTACCACTACTAGTTACGGTTCCTACGTTGGTGTTCCCTACGGAGTGTGGGACGACAAAACTGCCGTGTGCAGAGGTAAATTAATTTCATCAAATCCTCCTCAGTCCATTAATTTCTTCAACGACGAACTGCATGTCTTATCTATTAAAGTTTTATCCGGCTTTCAAATTGTTTGTAAAAGTTAATCTAATAACTTGGCTAAAAATTTGGAAAATAGTCATTGACAAGCTTAAATTACACAGTGATTTTAGGATGGAATTGAGAGGTTTGATCATTCATCAGAATTCTACACTACAAGTGATTTTAGTGTTACTAGTTTGGAAGGTGGATATAACTCTTTCAGTAAGAAGATGAGGATAGTGACAGAGCACAAAGTTTATATATGATGTAGGAAATGGCGAggcaaggaattttttttttatcaacatcCGGCATATCAGAGATTTATTTCTACCTGATAAAATTGCTCCCATGCACCAGGACCACCTTGGGTCATTTAATAAAACAACTAACATGCTGCTTGAACCTGATTGTGAATAACTATACTGTTCACCAGTCACATCCAAGGGTTGATCTTCAAGATTTAATAAATCTTTCAAGTATCCATAAACCTTGTTTGCTATCAAAGGCCGTGGTTAGCTTAATTCCTAGATCTAATGTATTCACATTGGAATTTTATCTCGAGAATTGGGATTTCCTTTATGAGGACTTTGTGTGGAGATGGTATCCATCTTCAATGTGTTATACAGTGGCACTATGAACCTAGCATATGAAATAAGGTTTATTTGTTCTACTACCTTAACGTGGggttgttttcatttatgatttcAGACCTATCACATTATCCAACAGCTAGATTGACTTTATCTCAATGTTCTGGCAACTTGGAAGTGAAAGTTTCTCTCGCTTGCAGGAGATTGATCTTGGGTTGACAATGTTTTATCCACCCTTTTACTTTCTTAATTTTCAATGATTCAGATTGTGTTATTACGGTAGTTGAGAAAAGAAAGAGATATTTCTTATGAACTGATTATGACTAATTGTCATGGATATAAGACATGGAGCGTAATTCCTTTCCCAGCATAATTTTAATGCATAATCTTTCTTGTTTATAAACCAAGCTAGAAGTTTAGCTTTTCTAGGTGAAAACGAGCACCAAGTTCCTGCTTGTCTGATAGAATGGTGATGTAGCAAGCACCATGTTGAATGTGAATCTCACAAGTGTGAGAAACTAGTAGAATTCTTATTAATTGAAAGTAGTACCCTTTACATGAAAAACTAGGCATGTTCATAGGACAAAATTAAGAAATAACTCAACAAACTAGGAAATGCaataagaattattaattgaCTACCAAATCAAAATAGAATTACCAAATTAGTATTACCAAGCAACTACAAAATTTCTTAATCTGCATCAAATGGGCACACCAGCGGGCAGTCAAATGTGTTAAAATATTCCTACCTCGTTCCACCCTCCAAAAGACCCAAGTCCCCCATGTGCTTATGTTGAAGGCTCTGGATCAACTGATGTTAAGTACCAAAGTTGAGAGATTCTTACTAGTTGATTGAATTGGAGTCCCAAGAGTTAGATTTTAGCAATCAAACTGAGAATTACCACCTTGATAGTCACACATGATGCAAAGAGTTCAGAAAAGGTTATTATGAAGAAATGTTTCACCATTCTTTCTGTCTATCCATAAATTTCAGAGGTTCCATTTGATGGAGTAAGCCAAATTCCATGCTTGCTCATAAGCTTTCAAGATACCTTATATCAGGCAAAGCACCAGTTTGAGGAAGGGGACCAAGCTTTCAAGAGGCTGAAGCTTGGACAATCCATAGTCTATATATTCAGTGTTGGAGTAGAGGAATCACCACTTCCAGAAATGCTATGTTGTGTGAATACAAGTTAATGATGCCAAGACCACCAAACGGAGAAGCTGACATGCAATGTCTAAACAAGCAAGATTCCTGATCAAGCTACACTGTGATCATCTTGGATAATCTCGGAAAGCATCTTTTTCTGTGACACGGCAAGTTAGGGAGGGAATGATTGATTGAAATTGTGTAGCAATTGCTGGCTTGTTTGGAGTCTCTGAGATGGCCTAGTCTTTATTGAAGCACACTGGATGGCAGATCATACACATATTATGTCTTGATTTTCTTTCACACAATGATTTTATCTGCATAGAGTTGCTCTAGGCTTTTGTTTTCCTCATGCTCTGTGTAATAGATTTGAAGGATGGTCATCTCTTTCATTTGATAATAATAATCTATGTTCGTAATTTGTTCTTCTTCTATCACAGAACAGTGGCCTTCCCCCATCATTGACGCTGCCCATGGCAATGGAACTGGAGCCATCTCAGCTACAACTACTGCGACAAGCTCACAAAGGTACTcttcaaaaaaattttattatgcgcACAAACAAAGGATTTATCTTCTAAGCCAAGGGGAAATCATTGAGATAGGCGCTTGACTCCAGAAATGAAAGGGACATACAAGGAAGTTGACAATGATGAAGTTTTGGGAAAGAGAAAATGCTCATCCTCCCATACAGGCATGTAGTTCTCACATCTCTCTGTTCCTCCTTTGTTTCAATAACTCATCTTAAATTAATCTGTTTTCCTCgctttaatttgtttaatttaaacaACAGATATGACCATCAAAGTACATGGTAGAGGGAGTAGCTTAAATGAACCAAGGCCGAATACACCACGGTCAAAGCATTCTGCTACAGAACAAAGAAGAAGAACCAAAATTAATGACAGGCAAGTCATTTCTTTGATTAATCACTTTAGGAATATGTTGTCTAAACAAAACCATAACAAAGTCAATTTTTCCATAATTAGTGCTAATTATTCTTAGACATATCAGTAGATTTCAGATAATGAGGCAGATCATACCCCATAGCGATCAAAAAAGGGATAAAGCATCATTTCTCATGGAGGTATACAATATCATGCTGTGATTGTGAATATCTCCCCTCTTTGTTTTGTGGAATCGTCCAGCCTAAGCAATTTCTTATCAAATTAAATTTCCTTCAGGTCATTGAATACATTCGCTTCTTGCAAGAGAAGGTACAAAGGTACGAGGCACCATCCTCAACGTGGAATCAGGACGCTGCCAAGTTAATGCCTTGGGTAGAGTCTCTGTTCTGATATTTTCTATATGTGATATATATAATTCCTTTCTCACTATGCTATAACTATGTTGCTAATGTTTACAACAGAAGAGCAGCCAACCCACTTCAAACGGTTTATCCATCCCAGATGAAGTCATAAAAACTGATCCTGATCCTCCACATTTGTTCTCAACTGATTGTATCGATGGTATTGTTCCAGTTACAATTCCTCCATCAGCCAAGCAGAGTTCTGCCACAACAGGTATCATTGCTGGCATCTCTCACAAAACAGAACTTGCCCCCACTTGTCCAAGTAATCTGGCTTTCACTCAGAATTGGTTGCAACCAAGGTGGTTCAACGTTCCAAAGGAAAATTGCATTGCTCAACCACAGCGAAAGTTGATTCTAAATCAAGATAGCATGCAGGATCGACCATTGATAACTTCATCTAGACTCACTGATAAAATGGACAAGGAGAGGTTCAGACTTCAGGAGCAACTGATCATCGATGATGGCACAATCAGTATATCAAATACCTACTCTCATGGGTGTGTACAAGTTGTCTGCCGGcgcttttttttttgtcttaaaGTTCTTATGGACAAAGCTTGGTGATTTTGGCATGGCTTAATCAATAACAGGTTGTTGAATACGCTAGCTCAGGCATTGCAAAGCTCTGGTGTGGATCTGTCTCATGCTGGTATAAGCGTGCAGATTAATCTTGGAAAGCGAGCACTGAATAGAACTACTGCTACATCCGCAACTTCTACTTTTAAAGGTGAGGTTCCAACCGCAATAAGCAATTATACCATTCTacaatttaaaatttcaaaaatattatgtTTCTAAATGCTCTTTTGGTTTTGCTTTAGGATGCAAAAGATTTGATTATAGCAGTGTAGGGAACAGCATTGAGCAATCCAAAGCACCCAAGAGGAGTAAGCTAGAAAACAGTTAGTGCTCAATTTCTTGCCTCTGATGCTGTTACATTGATTCTATCTGGACCTCATGAATGATGCTGTTACATTGATTCTATCTGGACCTCATGAAGGCTGTTGAGTTGGGTGTGTGGAGTTATAGTGGAATGATTCTTGTTGTAAGTTTGAGTGGCAATATAAATTTTCCTAGAATTGGTGGAAGTGCATGTTAAGCATGCTCGCAAGGACATTTAATATTGGACAGTAGCCAATCATATCCACACTGAAATAACAGGGCCTTTCACCAACCTCCATAAAGAGGTGGTGGGCTCCAAGGATGTTTCCAGTAAAGCAAAACTCTATCATGCTTGTTGACCTGTCCATAGTTGCCCACTATAGACTTCTACATCAAATACAAAGCTCTAGTATTGCAGACCAATCAATATATTAAAACTCCTCATCATCCAACTAATTAATGCAGCCATTAGTGTTCAAGACAAGTGATATTTCATGACAATTTTCAGGAGAGGGTCTTCCCACCAACCTACATTCATACAACATCGTAATctctcaattacaatctcatgtTATTCACATTCAGATTTACATCATTCTTTcatccccctctctctctctctgttcaCTTTTGTCTTAACTCTTCTATACATGAATGAAGATTATTTGAATGGTATGAAATATGAATAAAGCTATTGtattgtaatgattgaaaaatACATTTGCTTTCATTTCGGCATCCTGGGAACACTAGGAAAACTGCCTGCCATTCCCATCTGTTGAATAAAtagctattttcttcttctaagagTTTAAGAGTATCGTGCCCCTGAAATGGATTCACGAAGTCCATGGTTTATCAGGCTGTGGGAGACACTCTTGGGGATTTGCATAGAAGTAGTCCTCTTCCTTAGGCCTGTCGGGAATCACCACTCTCCGGCTAGGGCCACCCATGCGTTCAGCATGAGTTGCCTTCACTGACGAAGATAATTCATCCCAACTCAAGGCGCCATTGGTGTACTGATCTATCAGATCGACCAGCAGCTTCCTGTCCAATAGAATTGTCTTCTTGAACCCGAGATACCTGAAAGTATGCTTAATTTTGTTATCCAAGATAATTAAATGAAAAGCCAATAGTAAAGGATTAAGTGCACTCTACCTGCGATGACCTTCAAGAACTTTAGCCATGTTACCATCATATGTAGGAACAAAGATATCGCTCTCTAAAGAAACTAAGTAATCTAACGCGGCCATTTGGGATGAGTGATTCTGAAAGTATCGAAGATACGAAGGTCCCAATAGAGTTTCCTTTTTTACCTATTCATATCGGAACAAGTAACAGATTGGAACAACTGAATATGGCAGACATAAACAATTGAATTCGAATGCCTGCGATTAATACCGACCACTTTAGGATAAGCCGCGGAAAGAGCCTGCATTCTCCTTTCTCCGCCAAATATTTCTCCAGCTGCGATATGTATTTGAAAATTGCTATCGATACCGAACGCTCTCAGTACCAAAGTGGTCTCTTCCGGTGTTAGAGGGCAGAGACCATCTTTCCTTTTCATATCAGAGTCGATGACCTTCTCTTTCCACCAGGGATATGCATATCTAATCGAGAAAGAAAAATCTAGCTAATCATAATGCAATAACAAAAACTAGGGCGGAAAAAAGAATATCGAAAAAGTTTCATTTTGCACCTCATTCTAGTCAAGTCATCTGCTTCCTCAGGAGTACAACCTTGGGTGCACCCAGAGAATGCCAACATATCCATTTCATACCGCAAATGCAGAACCATAAAAGGACCTTGCTGCCGCAGAATTCTAATTATCCGTCTGCCCAATTCTTCAATTTGAGGGGTGAATCTAAGTGAGGCATAGTTCACTTTGCAGCGCAATCTCTGTATTTCTGGCGGAAGACCATTATTAGCAAGCCGGGCATCGGTTCTATTCAAATGGACAACCTTGAACTTTTGTATCAAAGGAAGAATCTGGTTTCAATACAAACACGACATCAATTTTACTAACAAAAAGATCATTCACTTGACATGATTTCAGTAGCCTCGTAGAAGATTACCAACCTGATTTTCGTAATACGAAATATCAGACCAACTAACAGGCGGCATCGAATAAACCAGTCCTCGATCAACCCTTGCCTTTAACCTCAGAGGAAGTTCCTTCAATATCCGAACTTCATCTCTCAATGAAGTTATAAAATGATCGACATCGAATATATCTTGGAATTCACTAGAATAATAGGAACTGTGTTTAACACATATATAACCTGCAATAACCCCAAATCCTGACAAAGTTAAAACATACCTAGGGTCACTCCAGAAGGAGGTCTTGTCTAGCTCTGGCACTATGAGTGTTACATTCAAATGTCTCGCAATAGCAACCATGTCGCAGATCTAGACGAAAAATTTTCAACAATGAGGATCTTTATGAGACCAGTTTTAGATTAGCAATAACAATACATTGATTAATCTCAATGAAGACCTCACCGCTGCTCTCATTTGATTAAGTCCACCATTGCATGAAACCATCAAGTATCCATTGTTCCTGTAGATTCCTAAAAAGATCACACTTGTTATTAATCTAATTCTAAGATGATTGTTAAATACAACAGATATCGAACAAAGATCAGAAAATGAACACAAACAGCAATAGATGAGCATGAAGAACTCACTTTTGGGGGGCAGAACAGCTTTGTAGACGACGACCACCGGAGAGGATTCATTAACCGGAGTGAAGCAGGATGGCCACCCTTTCAATAGCCTCGGCCCCCAAATCTCCCCAATTGCCATAAGCTGGAGGACGCAGGTCCAAAGCAACACCGCCGTCGTCAATCGCAccatccaaagcttgatcttgggCCTCGACACCATCGAGCTCTTCAGCTTCTGCACCCTCGAAGCTTCCACCTCAGGCTTCGGACTAATCTGCCTCTCCTCCAAGCAATTAGAACCGGCTGTTCTCTGTAAGCGGCACATCCCTTGAGACCAAAGAGCTCCGCCTTCCATTCATGAGAACAGCTAAATCCGATTC from Zingiber officinale cultivar Zhangliang chromosome 4B, Zo_v1.1, whole genome shotgun sequence includes:
- the LOC121974489 gene encoding rhamnogalacturonan I rhamnosyltransferase 1-like isoform X1, with the translated sequence MEGGALWSQGMCRLQRTAGSNCLEERQISPKPEVEASRVQKLKSSMVSRPKIKLWMVRLTTAVLLWTCVLQLMAIGEIWGPRLLKGWPSCFTPVNESSPVVVVYKAVLPPKRIYRNNGYLMVSCNGGLNQMRAAICDMVAIARHLNVTLIVPELDKTSFWSDPRYVLTLSGFGVIAGYICVKHSSYYSSEFQDIFDVDHFITSLRDEVRILKELPLRLKARVDRGLVYSMPPVSWSDISYYENQILPLIQKFKVVHLNRTDARLANNGLPPEIQRLRCKVNYASLRFTPQIEELGRRIIRILRQQGPFMVLHLRYEMDMLAFSGCTQGCTPEEADDLTRMRYAYPWWKEKVIDSDMKRKDGLCPLTPEETTLVLRAFGIDSNFQIHIAAGEIFGGERRMQALSAAYPKVVKKETLLGPSYLRYFQNHSSQMAALDYLVSLESDIFVPTYDGNMAKVLEGHRRYLGFKKTILLDRKLLVDLIDQYTNGALSWDELSSSVKATHAERMGGPSRRVVIPDRPKEEDYFYANPQECLPQPDKPWTS
- the LOC121974489 gene encoding rhamnogalacturonan I rhamnosyltransferase 1-like isoform X2, whose product is MEGGALWSQGMCRLQRTAGSNCLEERQISPKPEVEASRVQKLKSSMVSRPKIKLWMVRLTTAVLLWTCVLQLMAIGEIWGPRLLKGWPSCFTPVNESSPVVVVYKAVLPPKRIYRNNGYLMVSCNGGLNQMRAAICDMVAIARHLNVTLIVPELDKTSFWSDPSEFQDIFDVDHFITSLRDEVRILKELPLRLKARVDRGLVYSMPPVSWSDISYYENQILPLIQKFKVVHLNRTDARLANNGLPPEIQRLRCKVNYASLRFTPQIEELGRRIIRILRQQGPFMVLHLRYEMDMLAFSGCTQGCTPEEADDLTRMRYAYPWWKEKVIDSDMKRKDGLCPLTPEETTLVLRAFGIDSNFQIHIAAGEIFGGERRMQALSAAYPKVVKKETLLGPSYLRYFQNHSSQMAALDYLVSLESDIFVPTYDGNMAKVLEGHRRYLGFKKTILLDRKLLVDLIDQYTNGALSWDELSSSVKATHAERMGGPSRRVVIPDRPKEEDYFYANPQECLPQPDKPWTS